A genomic window from Nicotiana sylvestris chromosome 11, ASM39365v2, whole genome shotgun sequence includes:
- the LOC104240025 gene encoding probable methyltransferase PMT2, producing MANKSSGDNRTRTSVSIFIVTGLCCFFYLLGAWQRSGFGKGDSIALAVTKTAGENCNILPNLNFETRHGGQAGSIDDSGTEVKKFKPCHPRYTDHTPCQDQKRAMHFPRENMIYRERHCPPQEKKLHCLIPAPKGYVTPFPWPKSRDYVPYANAPYKSLTVEKAIQNWVQYEGNVFRFPGGGTQFPQGADKYIDQLASVIPIQNGTVRTALDTGCGVASWGAYLWKRNVIAMSFAPRDSHEAQVQFALERGVPAVIGVLGTVKMPYPSKAFDMAHCSRCLIPWGAADGILMMEVDRVLRPGGYWVLSGPPINWKTNYKAWQRPKEELQEEQRKIEDIAKRLCWEKKSEKGETAIWQKRMDADSCRSEQEDSAATFCKSADPDDVWYKKMEGCITPSKVNGDGEGLKPFPERLFAVPPRIANGLVSGVSVEAYLEDNKKWKKHVSAYTKINKLIDTGRYRNIMDMNAGLGGFAAALHSPKMWVMNVMPTIAEKNTLGVIYERGLIGIYHDWCEAFSTYPRTYDLIHAHGLFSLYKDKCDFEDILLEMDRILRPEGAVIMRDDVDVLIKVKKIIGGMRWDFKLMDHEDAPLVPEKILVAVKKYWTVGDNNTTFTR from the exons ATGGCAAATAAAAGTTCAGGGGACAATAGGACTAGGACTTCTGTGTCGATCTTTATAGTAACTGGTTTATGTTGCTTCTTCTATTTGCTTGGAGCATGGCAAAGAAGTGGCTTTGGGAAGGGAGATAGTATAGCTCTGGCGGTCACCAAGACTGCTGGTGAGAACTGCAATATCCTACCGAATCTCAATTTTGAGACTCGTCATGGTGGCCAAGCGGGTAGCATTGATGATTCGGGAACAGAAGTCAAAAAATTTAAGCCATGTCATCCTCGTTACACCGATCATACACCGTGTCAAGATCAAAAGCGTGCTATGCACTTCCCAAGGGAAAATATGATCTATCGGGAAAGGCATTGTCCACCTCAAGAAAAGAAGTTGCATTGCCTCATTCCAGCACCTAAGGGGTATGTTACCCCATTTCCGTGGCCAAAAAGTCGGGATTATGTTCCATATGCCAATGCTCCATATAAGAGCTTGACCGTTGAGAAGGCCATTCAAAATTGGGTTCAGTATGAAGGTAATGTGTTTAGATTTCCTGGAGGAGGGACACAGTTTCCTCAAGGAGCAGATAAGTATATTGATCAGCTTGCTTCAGTAATCCCGATTCAAAATGGAACTGTTCGGACTGCTCTGGACACTGGTTGTGGG GTTGCAAGTTGGGGTGCTTATCTTTGGAAAAGGAATGTCATAGCAATGTCATTTGCCCCCAGAGACTCACATGAAGCTCAGGTTCAGTTCGCTCTTGAAAGGGGTGTGCCCGCTGTTATTGGCGTACTAGGAACAGTCAAAATGCCATATCCATCTAAGGCGTTTGATATGGCTCATTGTTCTCGTTGTCTAATCCCATGGGGAGCTGCTG ATGGAATCCTCATGATGGAAGTTGATAGAGTTCTTAGACCTGGCGGTTATTGGGTGCTTTCCGGTCCTCCTATCAATTGGAAGACTAATTACAAGGCCTGGCAACGACCCAAGGAGGAACTTCAGGAAGAACAAAGGAAGATTGAAGATATTGCTAAACGTCTTTGCTGGGAGAAGAAATCTGAGAAGGGAGAGACTGCAATTTGGCAGAAAAGGATGGATGCTGACTCATGCCGTTCAGAACAAGAAGATTCTGCAGCTACATTTTGTAAATCTGCAGATCCAGATGATGTCTG GTACAAGAAAATGGAAGGATGCATAACACCAAGCAAAGTTAATGGTGATGGCGAGGGTCTAAAGCCATTTCCTGAGAGACTTTTTGCTGTTCCCCCAAGAATTGCCAATGGACTAGTTTCTGGAGTTTCCGTTGAGGCATATCTGGAAGACAACAAGAAATGGAAGAAGCATGTAAGTGCTTATACAAAAATTAACAAACTCATTGATACAGGAAGGTACCGTAATATCATGGATATGAATGCTGGACTTGGAGGTTTTGCTGCAGCTCTTCATTCTCCCAAAATGTGGGTGATGAATGTTATGCCGACAATAGCCGAGAAAAATACCTTGGGAGTTATATATGAACGAGGGCTTATCGGAATTTATCATGACTG GTGTGAAGCATTCTCTACGTATCCAAGGACTTACGATCTCATTCATGCTCATGGTCTTTTCAGTTTATACAAGGATAA GTGCGACTTTGAAGACATTCTCTTAGAGATGGACCGTATTTTGCGGCCAGAAGGCGCTGTTATTATGAGGGACGATGTAGACGTGCTAATTAAGGTGAAGAAGATAATAGGAGGTATGAGATGGGACTTTAAATTGATGGATCATGAAGACGCCCCCCTTGTTCCCGAGAAAATACTTGTAGCAGTCAAAAAATATTGGACCGTTGGTGATAATAATACCACATTCACACGATAA
- the LOC104240023 gene encoding sphinganine C4-monooxygenase 1-like: MNIETVEFRGGIYGVSDELLGTISPIVVYWVYSGLYCMLGGMENYRLHTKKDEDEKNLVTKKEVVKGVLLQQAVQAVVATILFAVTGNDGESGGNQQASFLVLARQFFVGMVVLDTWQYFMHRYMHQNKFLYKHIHSQHHRLVVPYAFGALYNHPLEGLILDTIGGALAFLFSGMSPRASIFFFSFATIKTVDDHCGLWLPGNLFHIVFKNNSAYHDVHHQLYGSKYNFSQPFFVTWDRILGTYMPYALVKRPEGGYEARPDKDCKDD; this comes from the exons ATGAATATTGAAACTGTTGAATTTAGAGGAGGAATATATGGTGTGTCAGATGAATTGTTGGGGACAATTTCGCCAATAGTGGTGTATTGGGTATATTCAGGATTGTATTGTATGCTTGGGGGTATGGAGAATTATAGGTTGCATACAAAAAAAGATGAGGATGAGAAGAATTTGGTTACAAAGAAAGAGGTTGTTAAAGGGGTTCTTCTTCAACAGGCTGTTCAGGCTGTTGTTGCCACAATTCTCTTCGCG GTCACAGGTAATGATGGAGAATCTGGCGGAAATCAACAGGCTAGCTTCCTTGTTCTTGCTAGACAATTCTTTGTTGGAATGGTGGTGTTAGATACTTGGCAATACTTTATGCATCGCTACATGCATCAAAATAAGTTCTTATACAAGCATATCCATTCTCAGCATCACCGGCTAGTTGTTCCATATGCATTCGGAGCTTTGTACAATCACCCTTTAGAGGGTCTGATACTCGACACTATCGGTGGGGCCCTAGCTTTCCTTTTCTCAGGCATGTCTCCTCGagcttctatcttctttttctCGTTTGCGACCATCAAGACAGTCGATGATCATTGTGGACTATGGCTACCGGGAAACCTGTTCCATATCGTCTTTAAGAACAACTCAGCGTACCACGACGTTCATCACCAACTTTACGGAAGCAAGTATAACTTTTCACAACCCTTCTTTGTGACGTGGGATAGGATACTTGGTACGTACATGCCATATGCACTTGTGAAGAGACCAGAAGGGGGTTATGAAGCTCGGCCTGATAAAGATTGCAAGGATGACTAA